One Papaver somniferum cultivar HN1 chromosome 10, ASM357369v1, whole genome shotgun sequence genomic window carries:
- the LOC113315929 gene encoding NAC domain-containing protein 13-like — MEDSRMQLPGFVFSPSNEDIFKCYLKPLIEDQKDDYLNPIYKTEELYGENVNIELTFERALQNYRQYVNAEKIFDDSLWFFTKLKRHGTSNRFDRKAGVGTWTATDQAKTKYEDKKESLKGKFRTFAFTVPDNDGLQGTKAPTRKRISASASKDLNNNANWIMHEYSLEKDEKLYSDYVIVKIRRKRNTSSCSQEVQNEAAVEVEDVRATKTPHIANQYQLTSSDGQHEIAAPPTQDDQQGEYNRDLDIDSWKN, encoded by the exons ATGGAAGATTCAAGGATGCAGTTACCAGGCTTCGTTTTTTCCCCATCAAACGAAGACATATTTAAATGTTATTTGAAACCATTGATCGAAGATCAGAAGGATGATTATTTGAATCCTATTTACAAGACTGAGGAGCTCTACGGAGAAAACGTCAACATTGAACTCACTTTCGAAAGAGCCTTACAAAATTATAGGCAATACGTGAATGCTgaaaagatttttgatgattcttTATGGTTCTTTACGAAGTTGAAGCGACACGGTACTTCTAATCGATTTGATAGAAAGGCTGGTGTCGGAACTTGGACAGCAACTGATCAAG CTAAAACTAAATACGAAGACAAAAAAGAATCGTTGAAAGGAAAATTCAGGACCTTCGCTTTCACCGTTCCTGATAATGATGGATTACAAGGCACTAAAGCTCCTACAAGAAAAAGAATTTCAGCGTCAGCAAGTAAGGATTTGAATAACAACGCCAACTGGATCATGCATGAGTATTCATtagaaaaagatgaaaaactgTATTCAGATTATGTGATTGTTAAgatcagaagaaaaagaaacacatCATCTTGTTCTCAAGAGGTCCAGAATGAAGCCGCAGTAGAAGTTGAAGATGTCCGTGCAACCAAAACACCTCATATCGCCAATCAGTATCAGTTAACGTCGTCAGATGGCCAACATGAGATAGCAGCACCACCAACTCAAGATGACCAACAAGGAGAATACAACAGAGATTTAGATATTGACTCATGGAAGAACTAG